A stretch of Roseovarius sp. M141 DNA encodes these proteins:
- a CDS encoding FliM/FliN family flagellar motor C-terminal domain-containing protein, which translates to MDAKTDTPAPPADTAHPFSTVPIEITISVGKARPLIRDLLKLGKDAVLPLDKNVDDPVELYIGDRLIARGELEELEGDQKGQLAVRLTEVADLQDGLT; encoded by the coding sequence ATGGATGCCAAGACAGACACCCCCGCCCCCCCTGCGGACACCGCCCATCCGTTTTCTACGGTGCCAATCGAAATCACGATCTCAGTAGGCAAGGCCAGACCGCTGATCCGCGACCTGCTCAAGCTCGGCAAAGACGCTGTCTTGCCGCTAGACAAAAACGTGGACGATCCGGTGGAGCTTTACATTGGGGACCGCCTGATCGCCCGCGGTGAGCTGGAAGAGCTGGAAGGCGATCAAAAAGGCCAGCTGGCCGTGCGCCTTACCGAAGTGGCCGATCTCCAAGACGGTTTGACATGA